From a region of the Syngnathoides biaculeatus isolate LvHL_M chromosome 2, ASM1980259v1, whole genome shotgun sequence genome:
- the LOC133513412 gene encoding protein phosphatase 1 regulatory subunit 12A-like isoform X2 has protein sequence MNAEYNFEGSQEEAGQEELLAAFFWAFFTCHRHLCLQIEKYESSYHIFAEGLHFHPVPNSLLKLGRRQRAESRSKLGHGSNTCFPEGFAGAPPWAPVLEAIVPSVILEGQGSSRKEMSSYFPRTKDLTRTRRSVTDSPPSSPSPTDKSFRHDRLTRFDSSGENVTDRLGRTSSYTRRETRLASLSKQEQDSTSKDYKKMYAEALQENERLKSRLQDSKQELVHIRSQLEKVTQRQDRIAEKSTLLESEKKEKHALEKKVSGMEEEMKPLPILQQVDLHIGI, from the exons ATGAACGCAGAGTATAACTTTGAGGGCTCACAGGAAGAGGCAGGGCAGGAAGAACTTTTGGCCGCTTTCTTTTGGGCCTTTTTCACATGTCACAGGCATCTGTGTCTACAGATTGAAAAATATGAGAGCTCGTATCATATCTTTGCGGAAGGCTTGCATTTTCATCCAGTTCCCAACTCACTACTGAAACTTGGAAGAAGACAACGGGCAGAAAGTCGTTCCAAACTGGGCCACGGCTCTAACACCTGTTTTCCCGAAGGATTCGCCGGAGCGCCACCATGGGCTCCGGTGCTTGAGGCAATCGTTCCGTCTGTTATCTTGGAGGGCCAGGGAAGCTCTAGGAAGGAGATGTCATCCTACTTCCCCCGCACCAAAGACCTGACTCGTACCAGGAGGTCAGTCACCGACTCCCCGCCATCGTCTCCATCCCCTACAGACAAAAGCTTTCGA CATGACAGATTGACAAG ATTCGACTCCAGCGGGGAGAATGTGACCGACAGACTGGGCAGGACCAGTTCTTACACTCGCAGGGAGACCAGGCTAGCTTCGCTGAGCAAGCAGGAGCAAGACTCCACAAGCAAAGACTATAAGAAG ATGTACGCAGAGGCGCTACAGGAGAATGAGCGTTTGAAGTCCAGGTTGCAGGACAGCAAACAGGAACTGGTCCACATTCGTTCCCAGCTGGAAAAAGTGACACAA AGACAAGACAGGATAGCAGAGAAATCTACTTTGCTCGAATCTGAGAAAAAG GAAAAACATGCCCTTGAAAAGAAAGTGTCAGGCATGGAAGAGGAAATGAAG
- the zgc:66479 gene encoding uncharacterized protein zgc:66479 isoform X2 codes for MTAKHRKGKGNHKHEEDHVKSDIPESEVRSGGNSHAFALFLCLVVVFGGATGTWFCYQQHLTMTHLTESLTGMQMKVVKLQASQETARQTNDMVHFSTDVESRLNALEESYAMAQKQVDGALASTEHLKALDLPAQVLSLHTEVKSRLAEIQQSVASAADLTQLQVQAAMGRVEKAEAVLDDVDSLRHILKKQTAHLMGLQIELKSYQTEMAAFRESLETERSAQFQQADVEEQISAVRMSVQEQNSTTGNLHAELRAQLDNLQKQVSQIAGAGKSVPEPMQKAKGEPATVVEKEEEAAEKRSNLVAVESGTDEPVEEASDDKASSTEHMEQSLTSPETAETPGTDAEGEEVILSDKKRFVEELPLDKGEAHPEEDDYDDDDDRSAEQDESEEELDNDEL; via the exons ATGACGGCCAAGCATCGCAAGGGGAAGGGCAACCACAAGCACGAAGAGGACCACGTCAAAAGTGACATCCCCGAATCCGAAGTTCGATCCGGAGGGAATAGCCACGCGTTTGCGTTGTTTTTATGCCTCGTCGTTGTATTCGGCGGGGCCACCGGAACGTGGTTCTGCTACCAGCAGCACCTGACTATGACCCACTTGACAGAGAGCCTGACGGGCATGCAGATGAAGGTGGTGAAGCTCCAGGCGTCACAGGAGACCGCGCGACAGACTAACGACATG GTGCACTTTTCGACTGATGTGGAAAGTCGACTCAATGCTCTGGAAGAGTCGTATGCGATGGCCCAGAAACAGGTGGATGGGGCCTTAGCTAGCACAGAGCACCTCAAAGCGTTGGACCTCCCGGCTCAGGTGCTTTCACTCCACACGGAGGTGAAATCCCGCCTGGCTGAGATCCAGCAGTCTGTCGCGTCCGCGGCGGACCTGACCCAGCTGCAG GTCCAAGCCGCGATGGGGCGCGTGGAAAAGGCAGAAGCCGTGCTGGATGATGTTGACTCCCTGAGGCACATCCTGAAGAAGCAGACCGCACACCTGATGGGCCTGCAGATCGAGCTGAAGTCGTACCAGACCGAGATGGCAGCATTCAG AGAATCGCTGGAGACTGAACGCTCGGCGCAGTTCCAGCAGGCCGACGTGGAGGAACAGATCAGCGCGGTTCGAATGAGTGTTCAGGAACAGAACTCCACGACCGGCAACCTTCACGCGGAACTCAGGGCTCAACTGGACAACCTACAAAAGCAGGTTTCACAG attgcaGGAGCTGGTAAATCTGTACCCGAGCCCATGCAGAAAGCTAAGGGAGAGCCAGCAACTGTTgttgagaaagaagaagaagcagcagaGAAGCGAAGCAACCTTGTAGCGGTGGAGTCTGGCACAGATGAGCCGGTGGAGGAAGCTTCAGACGACAAGGCTTCTTCTACCGAGCACATGGAACAATCGCTTACCTCGCCGGAAACCGCAGAAACCCCCGGAACGGACGCAGAAGGCGAGGAGGTAATTCTGAGTGATAAAAAGCGGTTCGTGGAGGAGTTACCACTTGATAAGGGTGAAGCCCACCCGGAGGAAGACGActatgatgacgatgatgacagATCAGCTGAGCAAGATGAGTCAGAAGAGGAGCTCGACAATGACGAACTGTAG
- the LOC133513412 gene encoding protein phosphatase 1 regulatory subunit 12A-like isoform X4 → MNAEYNFEGSQEEAGQEELLAAFFWAFFTCHRHLCLQIEKYESSYHIFAEGLHFHPVPNSLLKLGRRQRAESRSKLGHGSNTCFPEGFAGAPPWAPVLEAIVPSVILEGQGSSRKEMSSYFPRTKDLTRTRRSVTDSPPSSPSPTDKSFRHDRLTRFDSSGENVTDRLGRTSSYTRRETRLASLSKQEQDSTSKDYKKMYAEALQENERLKSRLQDSKQELVHIRSQLEKVTQRQDRIAEKSTLLESEKKEKHALEKKVSGMEEEMKDPPPRFRCGYQP, encoded by the exons ATGAACGCAGAGTATAACTTTGAGGGCTCACAGGAAGAGGCAGGGCAGGAAGAACTTTTGGCCGCTTTCTTTTGGGCCTTTTTCACATGTCACAGGCATCTGTGTCTACAGATTGAAAAATATGAGAGCTCGTATCATATCTTTGCGGAAGGCTTGCATTTTCATCCAGTTCCCAACTCACTACTGAAACTTGGAAGAAGACAACGGGCAGAAAGTCGTTCCAAACTGGGCCACGGCTCTAACACCTGTTTTCCCGAAGGATTCGCCGGAGCGCCACCATGGGCTCCGGTGCTTGAGGCAATCGTTCCGTCTGTTATCTTGGAGGGCCAGGGAAGCTCTAGGAAGGAGATGTCATCCTACTTCCCCCGCACCAAAGACCTGACTCGTACCAGGAGGTCAGTCACCGACTCCCCGCCATCGTCTCCATCCCCTACAGACAAAAGCTTTCGA CATGACAGATTGACAAG ATTCGACTCCAGCGGGGAGAATGTGACCGACAGACTGGGCAGGACCAGTTCTTACACTCGCAGGGAGACCAGGCTAGCTTCGCTGAGCAAGCAGGAGCAAGACTCCACAAGCAAAGACTATAAGAAG ATGTACGCAGAGGCGCTACAGGAGAATGAGCGTTTGAAGTCCAGGTTGCAGGACAGCAAACAGGAACTGGTCCACATTCGTTCCCAGCTGGAAAAAGTGACACAA AGACAAGACAGGATAGCAGAGAAATCTACTTTGCTCGAATCTGAGAAAAAG GAAAAACATGCCCTTGAAAAGAAAGTGTCAGGCATGGAAGAGGAAATGAAG GACCCCCCGCCGAGGTTCCGCTGTGGGTACCAGCCCtga
- the LOC133513412 gene encoding protein phosphatase 1 regulatory subunit 12B-like isoform X1: MNAEYNFEGSQEEAGQEELLAAFFWAFFTCHRHLCLQIEKYESSYHIFAEGLHFHPVPNSLLKLGRRQRAESRSKLGHGSNTCFPEGFAGAPPWAPVLEAIVPSVILEGQGSSRKEMSSYFPRTKDLTRTRRSVTDSPPSSPSPTDKSFRHDRLTRFDSSGENVTDRLGRTSSYTRRETRLASLSKQEQDSTSKDYKKMYAEALQENERLKSRLQDSKQELVHIRSQLEKVTQRQDRIAEKSTLLESEKKEKHALEKKVSGMEEEMKVLTELKTDNQRLKDENGALIRVISKLSK; this comes from the exons ATGAACGCAGAGTATAACTTTGAGGGCTCACAGGAAGAGGCAGGGCAGGAAGAACTTTTGGCCGCTTTCTTTTGGGCCTTTTTCACATGTCACAGGCATCTGTGTCTACAGATTGAAAAATATGAGAGCTCGTATCATATCTTTGCGGAAGGCTTGCATTTTCATCCAGTTCCCAACTCACTACTGAAACTTGGAAGAAGACAACGGGCAGAAAGTCGTTCCAAACTGGGCCACGGCTCTAACACCTGTTTTCCCGAAGGATTCGCCGGAGCGCCACCATGGGCTCCGGTGCTTGAGGCAATCGTTCCGTCTGTTATCTTGGAGGGCCAGGGAAGCTCTAGGAAGGAGATGTCATCCTACTTCCCCCGCACCAAAGACCTGACTCGTACCAGGAGGTCAGTCACCGACTCCCCGCCATCGTCTCCATCCCCTACAGACAAAAGCTTTCGA CATGACAGATTGACAAG ATTCGACTCCAGCGGGGAGAATGTGACCGACAGACTGGGCAGGACCAGTTCTTACACTCGCAGGGAGACCAGGCTAGCTTCGCTGAGCAAGCAGGAGCAAGACTCCACAAGCAAAGACTATAAGAAG ATGTACGCAGAGGCGCTACAGGAGAATGAGCGTTTGAAGTCCAGGTTGCAGGACAGCAAACAGGAACTGGTCCACATTCGTTCCCAGCTGGAAAAAGTGACACAA AGACAAGACAGGATAGCAGAGAAATCTACTTTGCTCGAATCTGAGAAAAAG GAAAAACATGCCCTTGAAAAGAAAGTGTCAGGCATGGAAGAGGAAATGAAG
- the zgc:66479 gene encoding myosin-8 isoform X1: MTAKHRKGKGNHKHEEDHVKSDIPESEVRSGGNSHAFALFLCLVVVFGGATGTWFCYQQHLTMTHLTESLTGMQMKVVKLQASQETARQTNDMVHFSTDVESRLNALEESYAMAQKQVDGALASTEHLKALDLPAQVLSLHTEVKSRLAEIQQSVASAADLTQLQAKLQREAEELEGVRLQVEGLVTSSADLSKQVQAAMGRVEKAEAVLDDVDSLRHILKKQTAHLMGLQIELKSYQTEMAAFRESLETERSAQFQQADVEEQISAVRMSVQEQNSTTGNLHAELRAQLDNLQKQVSQIAGAGKSVPEPMQKAKGEPATVVEKEEEAAEKRSNLVAVESGTDEPVEEASDDKASSTEHMEQSLTSPETAETPGTDAEGEEVILSDKKRFVEELPLDKGEAHPEEDDYDDDDDRSAEQDESEEELDNDEL; the protein is encoded by the exons ATGACGGCCAAGCATCGCAAGGGGAAGGGCAACCACAAGCACGAAGAGGACCACGTCAAAAGTGACATCCCCGAATCCGAAGTTCGATCCGGAGGGAATAGCCACGCGTTTGCGTTGTTTTTATGCCTCGTCGTTGTATTCGGCGGGGCCACCGGAACGTGGTTCTGCTACCAGCAGCACCTGACTATGACCCACTTGACAGAGAGCCTGACGGGCATGCAGATGAAGGTGGTGAAGCTCCAGGCGTCACAGGAGACCGCGCGACAGACTAACGACATG GTGCACTTTTCGACTGATGTGGAAAGTCGACTCAATGCTCTGGAAGAGTCGTATGCGATGGCCCAGAAACAGGTGGATGGGGCCTTAGCTAGCACAGAGCACCTCAAAGCGTTGGACCTCCCGGCTCAGGTGCTTTCACTCCACACGGAGGTGAAATCCCGCCTGGCTGAGATCCAGCAGTCTGTCGCGTCCGCGGCGGACCTGACCCAGCTGCAGGCAAAACTTCAAcgggaggccgaggagctcGAGGGGGTCAGGCTTCAGGTGGAAGGTCTCGTTACATCTAGCGCTGATCTGTCTAAGCAGGTCCAAGCCGCGATGGGGCGCGTGGAAAAGGCAGAAGCCGTGCTGGATGATGTTGACTCCCTGAGGCACATCCTGAAGAAGCAGACCGCACACCTGATGGGCCTGCAGATCGAGCTGAAGTCGTACCAGACCGAGATGGCAGCATTCAG AGAATCGCTGGAGACTGAACGCTCGGCGCAGTTCCAGCAGGCCGACGTGGAGGAACAGATCAGCGCGGTTCGAATGAGTGTTCAGGAACAGAACTCCACGACCGGCAACCTTCACGCGGAACTCAGGGCTCAACTGGACAACCTACAAAAGCAGGTTTCACAG attgcaGGAGCTGGTAAATCTGTACCCGAGCCCATGCAGAAAGCTAAGGGAGAGCCAGCAACTGTTgttgagaaagaagaagaagcagcagaGAAGCGAAGCAACCTTGTAGCGGTGGAGTCTGGCACAGATGAGCCGGTGGAGGAAGCTTCAGACGACAAGGCTTCTTCTACCGAGCACATGGAACAATCGCTTACCTCGCCGGAAACCGCAGAAACCCCCGGAACGGACGCAGAAGGCGAGGAGGTAATTCTGAGTGATAAAAAGCGGTTCGTGGAGGAGTTACCACTTGATAAGGGTGAAGCCCACCCGGAGGAAGACGActatgatgacgatgatgacagATCAGCTGAGCAAGATGAGTCAGAAGAGGAGCTCGACAATGACGAACTGTAG
- the LOC133513412 gene encoding protein phosphatase 1 regulatory subunit 12A-like isoform X3 yields MNAEYNFEGSQEEAGQEELLAAFFWAFFTCHRHLCLQIEKYESSYHIFAEGLHFHPVPNSLLKLGRRQRAESRSKLGHGSNTCFPEGFAGAPPWAPVLEAIVPSVILEGQGSSRKEMSSYFPRTKDLTRTRRSVTDSPPSSPSPTDKSFRHDRLTRFDSSGENVTDRLGRTSSYTRRETRLASLSKQEQDSTSKDYKKMYAEALQENERLKSRLQDSKQELVHIRSQLEKVTQRQDRIAEKSTLLESEKKEKHALEKKVSGMEEEMKQDPPPRFRCGYQP; encoded by the exons ATGAACGCAGAGTATAACTTTGAGGGCTCACAGGAAGAGGCAGGGCAGGAAGAACTTTTGGCCGCTTTCTTTTGGGCCTTTTTCACATGTCACAGGCATCTGTGTCTACAGATTGAAAAATATGAGAGCTCGTATCATATCTTTGCGGAAGGCTTGCATTTTCATCCAGTTCCCAACTCACTACTGAAACTTGGAAGAAGACAACGGGCAGAAAGTCGTTCCAAACTGGGCCACGGCTCTAACACCTGTTTTCCCGAAGGATTCGCCGGAGCGCCACCATGGGCTCCGGTGCTTGAGGCAATCGTTCCGTCTGTTATCTTGGAGGGCCAGGGAAGCTCTAGGAAGGAGATGTCATCCTACTTCCCCCGCACCAAAGACCTGACTCGTACCAGGAGGTCAGTCACCGACTCCCCGCCATCGTCTCCATCCCCTACAGACAAAAGCTTTCGA CATGACAGATTGACAAG ATTCGACTCCAGCGGGGAGAATGTGACCGACAGACTGGGCAGGACCAGTTCTTACACTCGCAGGGAGACCAGGCTAGCTTCGCTGAGCAAGCAGGAGCAAGACTCCACAAGCAAAGACTATAAGAAG ATGTACGCAGAGGCGCTACAGGAGAATGAGCGTTTGAAGTCCAGGTTGCAGGACAGCAAACAGGAACTGGTCCACATTCGTTCCCAGCTGGAAAAAGTGACACAA AGACAAGACAGGATAGCAGAGAAATCTACTTTGCTCGAATCTGAGAAAAAG GAAAAACATGCCCTTGAAAAGAAAGTGTCAGGCATGGAAGAGGAAATGAAG CAGGACCCCCCGCCGAGGTTCCGCTGTGGGTACCAGCCCtga